In Phyllobacterium zundukense, one DNA window encodes the following:
- a CDS encoding histidine kinase: MPTLTRLIITLAVLAGLVYAGMVALVTFVHPTQTEMTIRIPAEKLNPKPDTPK; this comes from the coding sequence ATGCCAACGCTTACACGATTGATCATCACCCTCGCAGTTCTCGCAGGGCTTGTTTATGCGGGCATGGTGGCCCTGGTGACATTCGTGCATCCCACGCAGACGGAAATGACCATTCGCATCCCCGCCGAAAAGCTCAATCCCAAACCTGATACGCCGAAGTAA
- a CDS encoding shikimate kinase — MSTTDDILGATHISELAKSIRERLGHRSIVLVGLMGAGKSTVGKKLATLVELPFFDADHEIEKVSTMTIPELFESYGEAEFRDLERRVIARMLEDGPIVLATGGGAYMNDQTRRAIASDGISLWLKAELDVLMGRVVRKQNRPLLKNDDPRGVMERLMSERYPVYALADLTVNSREEKKEVIAFEAMQAIAQHLDGIAVTNKESGK, encoded by the coding sequence ATGAGCACTACTGACGACATCCTCGGGGCAACCCATATATCAGAGTTGGCGAAATCCATTCGAGAACGTCTTGGACATAGGTCAATCGTGCTTGTCGGATTGATGGGTGCAGGCAAATCCACGGTCGGCAAGAAGCTGGCGACTCTGGTTGAATTGCCGTTCTTCGATGCTGACCATGAGATTGAAAAAGTCTCGACCATGACTATTCCGGAACTCTTTGAATCCTATGGCGAGGCCGAATTCCGCGATCTTGAGCGGCGTGTCATTGCCCGCATGCTGGAAGACGGACCGATCGTGTTGGCGACTGGCGGCGGCGCCTACATGAATGATCAAACGCGCAGAGCCATTGCTTCAGACGGTATTTCGCTCTGGCTGAAGGCGGAACTCGATGTATTGATGGGACGTGTCGTTCGTAAACAAAACAGGCCACTCCTGAAGAACGACGATCCGCGGGGCGTGATGGAACGGCTGATGTCCGAGCGTTATCCTGTCTATGCCCTTGCCGACTTGACGGTAAATTCCCGCGAAGAAAAGAAAGAAGTCATCGCATTCGAAGCGATGCAGGCGATTGCCCAGCACCTGGACGGAATTGCCGTGACCAATAAGGAATCCGGTAAATGA
- the aroB gene encoding 3-dehydroquinate synthase: MTDLTALNAITTVPVKLGDRSYDILIGAGLIDQAGREIAKRAKSVRVAIVTDETVAGLHLDRLMRSLSAAGIDSTAILVAPGEKSKGFATLETVTNAILAARLERGDIVVAFGGGVIGDLAGFAAGIARRGMGFIQMPTSLLAQVDSSVGGKTGINTAHGKNLVGVFYQPQLVLADTDVLDTLSPREFRAGYAEVAKYGLIDRPDFFTWLEKNWRGIFDGGPERTEAIAISCRSKADVVARDERETGDRALLNLGHTFGHALETATNYDSARLVHGEGVSIGMVLAHQFSAKMNLASPDDARRVEAHLRGVGLPVSIAGIPGDLPPAEKLMDYIAQDKKVARGALTFILTRGIGQSFIAKDVPPSAVLSFLQEKHPK; the protein is encoded by the coding sequence ATGACCGACTTGACTGCCCTGAACGCAATCACCACGGTTCCCGTCAAGCTCGGCGATCGGTCCTATGACATTCTCATTGGAGCAGGTCTCATAGACCAGGCAGGACGCGAGATCGCCAAGCGCGCCAAATCTGTCCGGGTGGCTATCGTCACCGACGAAACGGTGGCTGGTCTGCACCTCGATCGCTTGATGCGGAGCCTGAGCGCTGCCGGCATCGACTCTACCGCCATTCTTGTAGCGCCAGGCGAGAAATCCAAGGGCTTTGCAACACTCGAAACCGTCACCAATGCAATCCTTGCCGCACGTCTGGAGCGCGGCGATATCGTGGTGGCGTTCGGTGGTGGTGTCATCGGTGATCTCGCGGGTTTTGCGGCCGGGATCGCTCGCCGTGGCATGGGGTTCATCCAGATGCCGACATCACTGCTGGCGCAGGTCGATTCCTCGGTCGGCGGGAAGACCGGCATCAACACGGCGCATGGCAAGAATCTCGTCGGTGTATTTTATCAGCCGCAGCTGGTTTTGGCCGATACGGATGTACTCGATACGCTTTCGCCGCGCGAATTTCGTGCCGGTTACGCGGAGGTCGCCAAATATGGCCTGATAGACAGACCGGATTTCTTCACCTGGCTTGAAAAAAACTGGCGAGGGATTTTCGATGGCGGTCCGGAGCGAACCGAGGCAATCGCGATATCATGCCGGTCCAAGGCGGATGTAGTGGCGCGGGACGAGCGCGAGACCGGAGATCGCGCCCTGCTTAATCTTGGACACACATTTGGTCACGCCTTGGAAACCGCCACGAACTATGATTCCGCACGGCTGGTGCACGGCGAAGGCGTTTCTATTGGTATGGTGCTCGCTCACCAGTTTTCCGCCAAGATGAATCTGGCGAGCCCTGATGATGCACGCCGCGTCGAGGCACATCTGCGTGGCGTGGGGCTTCCGGTGTCAATCGCTGGCATACCCGGCGATTTACCACCCGCAGAAAAATTGATGGACTATATTGCTCAGGACAAGAAGGTAGCGCGCGGGGCGCTAACCTTCATTCTCACGCGCGGTATCGGTCAGTCCTTCATTGCAAAAGATGTACCGCCATCCGCCGTATTGAGCTTCTTGCAGGAGAAACATCCAAAATGA
- a CDS encoding HlyC/CorC family transporter has protein sequence MNLEIWIFCGIIFLLILMSALFSGSETALTAVSRARMHRLAKRGDDRAAVVEALIEKRDRLIGVMLIGNNLINILASSLTTSMLLTLFGQAGVAYATAIMTVLLVIFAEVLPKSWAISSPDRNSLALVRFAQIVVILFGPLSDLVNWIVRKILGLFGINLAAGASMLSAQEELRGAVDLLHKEGSVVKRDRDQIGGLLDLRELEVYDVMIHRTDMDSVNADDPIETIINQILASRHTRIPVWKDANDNIIGVVHAKDLVRAIRDANRDFSKINIMKVATKPWFVPDTTTLQDQLNAFLRRKAHIAIVVDEYGDVQGLITLEDILEEIVGDIADEHDIDVQGCRPQPDGSVLVDGSVPIRDLNRALDWNLPDAEATTIAGLVIHETQSIPKEKQAFTFHGKRFTILRREKNRITRLRIRPLEGDDKAKLT, from the coding sequence ATGAACCTGGAAATCTGGATCTTTTGCGGAATTATATTCCTCTTGATCCTGATGTCTGCCCTGTTCTCGGGGTCTGAAACCGCTCTGACTGCTGTATCGCGCGCTCGAATGCACCGCCTGGCGAAGCGCGGCGACGACCGGGCGGCCGTGGTGGAAGCGCTAATCGAAAAGCGCGATCGGCTGATCGGTGTCATGTTGATAGGCAACAATCTCATTAACATTCTGGCATCATCGCTCACGACAAGCATGCTGCTCACCCTGTTCGGTCAGGCCGGTGTTGCCTACGCGACCGCGATCATGACCGTCCTTCTCGTTATTTTTGCAGAAGTCCTACCCAAATCCTGGGCCATTTCCAGTCCCGATCGCAATTCGCTCGCGCTTGTCCGGTTTGCCCAGATTGTCGTCATCCTGTTCGGCCCGCTTTCCGATCTCGTCAACTGGATCGTCCGCAAGATACTGGGATTGTTTGGTATTAATCTTGCGGCAGGGGCCTCGATGCTCTCGGCGCAGGAAGAGCTGCGCGGGGCAGTTGATCTGCTGCACAAGGAAGGGTCGGTTGTTAAACGCGACCGCGATCAAATCGGCGGACTGCTCGATCTGCGTGAACTCGAGGTCTATGACGTCATGATTCATCGGACCGATATGGATTCGGTCAATGCGGACGATCCGATCGAAACCATCATCAACCAGATTCTGGCGAGCCGCCACACCCGGATTCCCGTCTGGAAGGATGCGAATGACAATATTATCGGCGTCGTCCATGCCAAGGATCTTGTGAGGGCGATTCGTGATGCGAACCGGGATTTCTCCAAGATCAACATCATGAAAGTTGCGACGAAGCCGTGGTTCGTGCCGGACACAACAACGCTTCAGGATCAGCTCAATGCTTTCCTGCGGCGCAAGGCGCATATCGCCATTGTGGTCGATGAGTACGGCGATGTGCAGGGCCTGATTACACTGGAGGACATTCTGGAAGAAATCGTCGGCGACATCGCCGACGAACATGACATTGATGTACAAGGATGCCGTCCACAGCCGGATGGCTCCGTTCTGGTCGATGGTTCCGTACCGATCCGCGATCTCAATCGCGCCCTCGACTGGAACCTGCCTGATGCGGAAGCAACGACCATTGCCGGTCTCGTCATTCACGAAACACAGAGCATTCCGAAAGAGAAGCAGGCGTTCACCTTCCACGGCAAGCGCTTCACGATCCTACGGCGTGAAAAAAACCGTATCACGCGGCTCCGTATCCGCCCGCTTGAAGGCGATGACAAAGCAAAGCTGACCTAG
- a CDS encoding BolA family protein — translation MSTQSAIENKLTQAFHPVSLAVINESHLHAGHHHSDSDHHGTFDGSGETHFRVRIVAEAFAGMSRVARHRAINDVLQDELKGSVHALALEPAAPGEATRR, via the coding sequence ATGTCCACTCAGTCAGCGATCGAAAACAAACTGACGCAGGCTTTTCATCCCGTTTCTTTGGCAGTCATCAATGAAAGCCACCTCCACGCTGGTCACCATCATTCCGACAGCGATCATCATGGCACATTTGATGGGTCAGGCGAAACGCATTTTCGCGTGCGGATTGTCGCGGAGGCTTTCGCCGGCATGTCGCGGGTCGCGCGTCATCGTGCGATCAACGACGTGCTGCAGGACGAACTGAAGGGTAGTGTACACGCGCTGGCGCTCGAACCAGCTGCCCCCGGCGAAGCAACGCGCCGTTAA
- a CDS encoding J domain-containing protein: protein MTSNSKYFDSIRIRPKKADEEKSRTPVCQWDGCDKPGPHRAPVGREKEGEFFHFCIDHVREYNKGYNYFSGLSDAEVARYQKEALTGDRPTWTVAGLPGSGAGASASTRAQASASAKTSPDFSKLRSGRAAYQNRFRDPNSVFNEARVHVRKLKPLESKALDTLGLGAKATGEDIKSRYKELVKIHHPDANGGDRASEDRFRDVIQAYQLLKAAGFC from the coding sequence ATGACCTCAAATTCGAAATATTTTGATAGCATCCGTATCCGGCCAAAGAAGGCGGATGAGGAAAAATCGCGCACTCCCGTGTGCCAGTGGGATGGGTGTGACAAGCCTGGCCCGCATCGTGCGCCGGTGGGCCGTGAGAAGGAAGGCGAGTTCTTCCATTTCTGCATCGACCATGTGCGTGAATACAATAAGGGCTATAATTATTTCTCCGGATTGTCCGACGCAGAAGTGGCGCGCTACCAGAAGGAAGCGCTGACGGGTGATCGTCCGACCTGGACCGTTGCCGGGCTGCCTGGCAGTGGAGCCGGCGCAAGCGCCAGTACGCGCGCCCAAGCCAGCGCCAGCGCCAAGACATCCCCTGACTTTTCGAAGTTGCGTTCTGGTCGCGCCGCCTATCAGAACAGATTCCGCGACCCCAACAGCGTATTCAATGAGGCGCGGGTGCATGTCCGCAAGCTCAAGCCATTGGAGTCGAAAGCACTGGATACGCTCGGGCTTGGCGCAAAAGCCACTGGCGAAGACATAAAGTCGCGCTATAAAGAACTTGTGAAGATCCATCACCCTGATGCTAATGGCGGTGATAGGGCTTCCGAGGATCGTTTCCGTGACGTAATCCAAGCCTATCAATTGCTCAAGGCGGCTGGTTTCTGCTAA
- the cobS gene encoding cobaltochelatase subunit CobS → MNKVDRDIANLPDTTVSAAKLFGFETDMMVPAYKAGDAYVPEIDTDYLFDKQTTLAILAGFAYNRRVMVSGYHGTGKSTHIEQVAARLNWPCVRVNLDSHVSRIDLVGKDAIVVKEGMQITEFRDGILPWAYQHNVALVFDEYDAGRPDVMFVIQRVLESSGRLTLLDQSRVIRPHPAFRLFATANTVGLGDTTGLYHGTQQINQAQMDRWSIVTTLNYLPHDNEAAIVAAKAKHYQNKEGREIISKMVRVADMTRSAFINGDLSTVMSPRTVITWAENADIFKDVGFAFRLTFLNKCDELERPIVAEFYQRAFGKELPESTANVVIS, encoded by the coding sequence ATGAATAAGGTTGATCGCGATATTGCGAATTTGCCGGATACAACGGTTTCTGCCGCAAAGCTGTTCGGTTTTGAAACCGATATGATGGTTCCTGCCTATAAGGCAGGCGACGCCTATGTGCCGGAAATCGATACGGACTATCTGTTCGACAAACAGACGACGCTCGCCATTCTGGCCGGCTTCGCCTACAACCGCCGCGTCATGGTTTCCGGCTATCACGGTACCGGTAAGTCGACCCACATCGAACAAGTCGCCGCCCGCCTCAACTGGCCCTGCGTGCGCGTCAACCTCGACAGCCATGTCAGCCGTATCGATCTCGTCGGCAAGGACGCGATCGTCGTCAAGGAAGGCATGCAGATCACGGAATTCCGCGATGGTATCCTGCCCTGGGCCTATCAGCACAATGTCGCTCTGGTTTTCGACGAATATGACGCAGGCCGTCCCGACGTGATGTTCGTGATCCAGCGTGTGCTCGAATCATCCGGCCGGCTGACCTTGCTCGACCAGAGCCGGGTTATTCGTCCGCATCCAGCCTTCCGCCTGTTCGCCACGGCTAACACGGTTGGTCTCGGCGATACGACAGGCCTTTATCATGGCACGCAGCAGATCAATCAGGCGCAGATGGACCGCTGGTCCATCGTGACGACACTCAATTATCTGCCGCATGACAATGAGGCAGCTATCGTTGCGGCAAAGGCCAAGCACTACCAGAACAAGGAAGGCAGGGAGATCATCTCCAAGATGGTCCGTGTCGCCGACATGACCCGCTCCGCCTTCATCAATGGCGATCTGTCGACGGTCATGAGTCCGCGTACGGTCATCACCTGGGCTGAAAATGCCGATATCTTCAAGGATGTCGGTTTCGCTTTCCGCCTGACTTTCCTCAATAAATGCGATGAACTGGAACGCCCGATCGTTGCCGAATTCTATCAGCGCGCCTTTGGCAAGGAACTGCCGGAATCCACGGCCAACGTCGTCATAAGCTGA
- the cobT gene encoding cobaltochelatase subunit CobT, producing MAGPGDNSRANPKGPVDSEPFKRAVTACMRAIAGDHEMEVSFGNDKPALTGHRARLLDLPKRPSANDIAITRGIGDSMALRKACHNDRIHATLAPEGKQARAIFDAVEQARVEAIGALRMDGVAENLTSMLADKYARANFPAITDKAEAPLEEAVALLVREKLTGRKAPESAGNVLDLWRDWIEEKAATDLDHLTSKINDQNAFARVVREMLASMEMAEELAQESEQDDSQDNEDAPEPEENNEGGSEEDQGSDSSESDDSDTSSDDSQAGETEAADASSDDMDEDSDADAEIPGEARRPNPPFSNLGSESGYKIFTQEFDETTDAEELCDEAELERLRAFLDKQLANLSGVVGRLANRLQRRLMAQQNRSWDFDLEEGYLDSARLVRIVIDPTQPLSYKQERDTDFRDTVVTLLIDNSGSMRGRPITVAATCADILARTLERCGVKVEILGFTTKAWKGGQAREAWLERGKPANPGRLNDLRHIVYKRADAPWRRSRRNLGLMMREGLLKENIDGEALIWAHQRLLSRPEQRRILMMISDGAPVDDSTLSVNPGNYLERHLRAVIEEIETRSPVELIAIGIGHDVTRYYRRAVTIVDAEELAGAMTEQLASLFEEQERQTAKKSARR from the coding sequence ATGGCAGGTCCGGGAGACAATTCACGCGCAAATCCGAAGGGTCCGGTTGATTCCGAGCCTTTCAAGCGTGCCGTTACGGCGTGCATGCGTGCGATCGCTGGCGACCATGAGATGGAAGTCAGCTTCGGTAACGACAAGCCTGCGCTGACCGGGCATCGTGCCCGGCTTCTTGATTTGCCCAAGCGTCCGTCTGCCAATGATATTGCGATTACCCGCGGCATTGGCGATTCGATGGCGTTGCGCAAGGCGTGCCACAACGACCGTATTCATGCCACGCTTGCGCCGGAAGGCAAACAGGCCAGGGCGATCTTCGATGCCGTCGAACAGGCACGCGTCGAAGCGATCGGCGCATTGCGCATGGATGGCGTTGCCGAGAACCTGACGTCGATGCTGGCGGACAAATATGCCCGCGCCAATTTCCCGGCGATCACCGACAAGGCGGAGGCCCCGCTCGAAGAAGCAGTCGCGCTGCTGGTTCGTGAAAAGCTGACAGGACGCAAGGCGCCCGAATCGGCCGGCAATGTGCTCGATCTCTGGCGCGACTGGATCGAGGAAAAGGCTGCGACCGATCTTGATCATTTGACTTCCAAGATCAACGATCAGAATGCCTTCGCCCGTGTCGTACGCGAAATGCTGGCTTCCATGGAAATGGCTGAAGAGCTTGCTCAGGAAAGCGAGCAGGACGATAGCCAGGACAACGAAGACGCGCCCGAGCCTGAAGAGAACAACGAAGGTGGCTCTGAGGAGGATCAGGGCAGCGATTCGTCCGAGAGCGATGATTCCGACACATCCAGCGATGATAGCCAGGCCGGCGAGACGGAGGCCGCAGATGCATCGTCCGACGATATGGATGAGGATTCGGATGCTGATGCGGAAATACCCGGCGAGGCGCGCCGTCCCAACCCGCCGTTCTCCAATCTTGGCAGTGAAAGCGGATACAAGATTTTCACCCAGGAGTTCGACGAGACGACGGATGCGGAAGAGCTCTGCGATGAGGCGGAGCTGGAACGCCTGCGGGCATTTCTCGACAAGCAGCTTGCCAATCTTTCCGGTGTTGTCGGCCGGCTGGCAAACAGGCTGCAGCGCCGCCTGATGGCACAACAGAACCGCTCGTGGGATTTCGATCTGGAAGAAGGCTATCTCGATTCAGCCCGCCTCGTGCGCATCGTGATCGACCCGACACAGCCGCTTTCCTACAAGCAGGAACGCGATACGGATTTCCGCGATACAGTCGTGACGTTGCTGATCGACAATTCCGGATCGATGCGTGGCCGGCCGATTACCGTTGCCGCTACATGCGCCGACATTCTGGCGCGCACGCTGGAGCGTTGCGGCGTGAAGGTGGAAATCCTCGGCTTCACCACTAAAGCCTGGAAGGGCGGCCAAGCGCGCGAGGCATGGCTGGAGCGTGGCAAGCCCGCCAATCCCGGGCGTCTCAATGATTTGCGCCATATTGTCTACAAGCGCGCGGACGCCCCGTGGCGGCGCTCACGGCGCAATCTCGGCCTGATGATGCGTGAAGGTCTCCTGAAGGAGAACATCGACGGTGAAGCGCTGATCTGGGCGCATCAACGCCTCCTGAGCCGTCCCGAGCAGCGTCGTATCCTGATGATGATTTCCGATGGTGCGCCGGTCGATGACTCCACCTTGTCGGTCAATCCCGGCAACTATCTCGAACGGCATTTGCGTGCGGTGATCGAAGAGATCGAGACGCGTTCGCCGGTTGAACTGATCGCCATTGGTATCGGACACGATGTGACGCGTTACTACCGCCGCGCCGTTACTATCGTCGATGCCGAGGAACTCGCAGGTGCCATGACCGAGCAACTGGCCTCCTTGTTTGAAGAGCAGGAGCGGCAGACTGCAAAAAAGTCAGCGCGGCGATAA
- a CDS encoding esterase-like activity of phytase family protein encodes MNRIALFFRRAPLFCTVPFLFVATALAEDSAVSPAVITSQVISNFRIGSSDTRFGALEFVGGLEMTSANREFSGLSAFRYLDSGKEFLGITDTGLWYAGKMLRDERGRPASINDFRLAPIQSEEGLPVEGKWNSDAEGMSVSGQTATVSFERIHRIAEFALDLENFASKPKDIPLPIPKNELRNNRGIETIAYAPVSSPLQGARVAVTEKSINGAGDMFAAVLEGPREGIFYVKRLDDFDISDGDFLPNGDLLLLERRFSISSGVTLRIRRIAAEDIGPGATVDGPFILQADMRDQIDNMEGLDVWQAEDGSTRLSLVSDDNHSIVQRNLYLEFRLAE; translated from the coding sequence ATGAATCGGATCGCGCTGTTTTTTCGGCGCGCACCGCTATTTTGTACAGTTCCATTTCTCTTTGTTGCGACCGCCCTGGCCGAGGACAGTGCGGTTTCTCCCGCCGTCATAACATCCCAGGTCATTTCAAATTTTCGTATCGGATCGTCCGATACCCGCTTCGGCGCGCTGGAGTTTGTCGGTGGTCTGGAAATGACCTCTGCCAATCGCGAATTCAGTGGTCTATCCGCATTTCGCTATCTGGATTCGGGAAAAGAATTTCTAGGTATCACCGATACCGGTCTTTGGTATGCAGGCAAGATGTTGCGCGATGAGCGGGGCAGGCCTGCTTCAATCAATGATTTTCGCCTAGCGCCGATCCAGAGCGAAGAGGGATTGCCGGTCGAGGGTAAGTGGAACTCCGACGCGGAGGGCATGAGCGTTTCCGGCCAGACCGCTACGGTGTCGTTCGAACGCATCCATCGCATCGCAGAGTTTGCCCTGGACCTCGAGAACTTCGCGTCGAAGCCGAAGGACATTCCTCTGCCGATACCGAAGAACGAACTGCGCAACAATCGCGGCATTGAAACCATAGCCTACGCGCCAGTTTCCAGCCCTTTGCAGGGCGCGCGGGTGGCAGTGACCGAGAAGAGCATCAACGGGGCGGGCGACATGTTTGCCGCCGTGCTCGAGGGACCGCGAGAGGGGATTTTCTATGTCAAGCGGCTCGACGATTTCGATATTAGCGACGGTGACTTTCTTCCCAACGGCGACCTGCTGTTGCTGGAGCGGCGCTTCAGTATCTCCAGCGGGGTAACATTGCGCATTCGCCGTATTGCCGCGGAGGATATCGGGCCCGGCGCTACGGTGGACGGGCCCTTCATCCTGCAAGCGGATATGCGCGATCAGATCGACAATATGGAAGGGCTCGATGTGTGGCAGGCCGAGGACGGGAGTACCCGCCTCTCGCTGGTGTCAGATGACAACCATTCGATCGTCCAGCGTAATCTTTATCTGGAATTCCGGTTGGCGGAGTAG
- a CDS encoding queuosine precursor transporter, with translation MPLKSAYSPSDFILPVLAMCGVVAASNILVQYPFDHFGLDDILTYGAFTYPIAFLVNDLANRRFGPAFARKVVYVGFAIAVILSIWLATPRIAIASGTAFLTAQLLDITVFNKLRQLTWWKAPFASAIFGSLLDTLLFFSIAFAANFAWIDAATGQTDSSLAMLVPFFGTEIPLWMSLGFGDLMVKMVMAIVMLVPYGAILAIFAPAIYSANRNSR, from the coding sequence ATGCCGCTCAAAAGCGCTTATTCCCCGTCGGACTTCATTCTTCCAGTCCTCGCCATGTGCGGGGTCGTTGCTGCGTCCAATATCCTGGTTCAGTATCCTTTCGATCATTTCGGATTGGACGATATACTCACCTACGGTGCCTTCACCTATCCGATTGCCTTTCTCGTCAATGATCTGGCCAATCGGCGCTTTGGCCCAGCCTTTGCGCGCAAGGTCGTCTATGTGGGGTTCGCTATCGCGGTTATCCTGTCGATCTGGCTGGCGACGCCGCGCATCGCGATTGCATCCGGCACCGCCTTCCTGACTGCCCAGCTTCTCGACATCACTGTTTTCAATAAATTGCGGCAGCTGACGTGGTGGAAGGCGCCCTTCGCCTCCGCCATCTTTGGCTCGCTTCTCGATACGCTGCTTTTTTTCTCGATTGCCTTTGCCGCGAACTTCGCCTGGATCGATGCGGCGACTGGTCAGACAGACTCATCCCTCGCCATGCTCGTACCATTCTTCGGCACGGAGATTCCGTTGTGGATGTCGCTCGGCTTTGGCGACCTCATGGTCAAGATGGTGATGGCGATCGTGATGCTGGTGCCTTATGGCGCTATCCTCGCCATCTTCGCCCCCGCCATCTACTCCGCCAACCGGAATTCCAGATAA
- the rpmB gene encoding 50S ribosomal protein L28, protein MSRTCELTAKSVQYGNNVSHANNRTRRRFLPNLCHVTLISEALGQSFRLRVSAHALRSVEHRGGLDAFLVKADEKELSQRARLLKRQIAKKLLEAPVAA, encoded by the coding sequence ATGTCCCGCACATGTGAATTGACCGCTAAATCGGTACAGTACGGTAACAATGTGAGCCACGCGAACAACAGAACGCGCCGCCGCTTTTTGCCAAATCTTTGCCATGTAACACTGATCTCCGAAGCTCTCGGTCAGAGCTTCCGTCTGCGCGTTTCGGCCCATGCCCTGCGCAGCGTCGAGCATCGCGGTGGCCTGGATGCGTTCCTGGTCAAGGCCGACGAGAAGGAGCTGTCGCAGCGCGCTCGTCTCCTGAAGCGTCAGATTGCCAAGAAGCTTCTTGAAGCTCCGGTCGCTGCTTAA
- a CDS encoding DUF3108 domain-containing protein, with product MKAKRHFSSRVIVTVPLAAIVLMAAAPARAAQSYQTDYRVSLFGLSIAKANFSTVVSDGGAYKVTGKLSSSGLASLFDDTNGELDVTGQLAKNGPVPNSYVVKYRHGKRDKSTSIAFTNGNVTNTTNVPPINKKKNWVELSPADLQSVADPISGVMVSASSLDKVCKQTLHLYDGQTRVDLKLSPSGGAKPFATQGFKGDAITCTAKFVPIAGYQSGRKAIEYLKNSSRISLTFASFGKSAIYSPVQAKIGTQIGTVAVYATRFEKTQ from the coding sequence ATGAAAGCCAAGCGGCATTTTTCCAGCCGGGTAATTGTAACAGTTCCCTTGGCCGCGATTGTACTGATGGCGGCTGCACCGGCCCGGGCGGCCCAATCCTATCAGACAGATTATCGCGTTTCGCTGTTTGGCCTGTCGATCGCCAAGGCGAATTTTTCGACTGTTGTATCGGACGGCGGCGCCTATAAGGTAACCGGCAAGCTTTCCAGTTCGGGACTGGCCAGTCTGTTTGACGACACCAATGGCGAGCTCGATGTGACCGGGCAGTTAGCCAAGAACGGCCCGGTGCCGAATTCCTATGTGGTCAAATACAGGCACGGTAAGCGCGACAAGAGCACCTCCATCGCCTTTACCAATGGGAATGTGACGAATACGACCAATGTTCCACCCATCAACAAGAAGAAGAACTGGGTCGAGCTGTCGCCTGCCGATCTTCAATCTGTGGCCGATCCGATTTCCGGGGTGATGGTCTCGGCGAGCAGTCTCGATAAGGTCTGCAAGCAGACGCTGCATCTCTATGACGGTCAGACGCGCGTCGATCTCAAACTCTCTCCTTCCGGCGGTGCAAAGCCCTTTGCCACCCAAGGTTTCAAAGGGGACGCTATCACTTGCACCGCGAAATTTGTCCCGATCGCCGGCTATCAGTCAGGGCGAAAGGCCATCGAATATCTGAAAAATTCGAGCAGGATCAGTCTCACCTTTGCATCGTTCGGCAAGTCCGCTATTTATTCGCCGGTGCAGGCCAAGATTGGCACGCAGATCGGTACGGTAGCTGTTTACGCAACCCGTTTCGAAAAGACACAATAA